A window of Loxodonta africana isolate mLoxAfr1 chromosome 3, mLoxAfr1.hap2, whole genome shotgun sequence genomic DNA:
ACCTCCTCCCTGCACCCTTAGGCTCCCTGAGCTTTGCCCTGGACAAGCTGCGGGCACAGAAGAGTGACTCAGAGCACCTAGGGAGACTCGTGGTGGAGGTGGCACTGGGCAATGCAGCCCGGGCGCTGGACCTGCTGCAGCGGCACCCAGAGCAGGCACGGCCCCAGCACCAATCTGCTTCTTCCTTCCCATGCCTGGCTAGCCCAAGGGACAGGGCGCTTAGGGCCGTGGGCTGATCTGCTGGCTTTCCTGCAGGTGGACGCCAAGAACCAGGGCAGGACTGCCCTGCAGGTAGCAACCTACCTGGGCCAGGTGGAACTGGTGCGGCTGCTGCTGCAGGCACGGGCAGGCACGGATGTGCCAGATGACGAGGGCAACACAGCGCTGCACTATGCAGccctggggtgaggcctgcttgGGGTGCAGTATGGGGGCACATGGGAAGGCTCCCGCCTGCCCGCACAGCATTCCTCACTCCTTCTGCCCCCAGGAACCAGCCGGAGGCCGCCAGAGTGCTGCTGAGCGCTGGCTGCAATGCTGACGCGCTTAACGGCTCACGGAGTGCAGCACTGCACGTCGCTGTTCAGAGGGGCTTCCTGGAGGTGGTGCGTGTGCTGTGCGAGCGTGGTTGCGATGTCAACTTGCCCGTGAGTGCCAGTGCCTGGGTCTCCTGGCCCTGTCCCTGGGGTCAAGGTGGTAGCTGGGTGGCTTCCCAGCTGAGTGACCCCAGCCCACCCCCTGGCAGGATGCCCACGCTGACACACCCCTGCACTGCGCCATCTCAGTGGGCACCGGAGCCAGCGGCATTGTTGAGGTTCTTACTGAGGTGCCTGGCATCGACGTCACCGCCACCAACAGCCAGGGCTTCACCCTGCTGCACCATGCCTCGCTCAAGGGCCATGCACTGTGAGTGGGATAGGTGGGTGGGCGGCTGGCCAGGCCATCGAGACAGTCCTTGGGCTCGGCCAGACCTCCCTACCCCTGCAGAGCCGTCCGGAAGATTCTGGCACGAGCCCGGCAACTGGTCGATGCCAAGAAGGAGGATGGCTTCACAGCATTGCACCTGGCTGCCCTCAACAACCACCGCGACGTGGCCCAGATCCTCATCCGAGAGGTGCCACCACAGAGCCCAGGCCTGCCCAGGGTTGGGGAGTtgcccctcccaccccaccctgggGGCTGAGCCCATGCCTCCTTGCCCTGCCCCAGGGCCGCTGTGATGTGAACCTGCGCAACCGGAAGCTCCAGTCCCCGCTGCACCTGGCCGTGCAGCAGGCCCACATGGGGCTAGTGCCACTGCTGGTGGACGCCGGCTGCAGTGTCAATGCTGAGGATGAGGACGGGGACACTGCTCTGCATGTGGCACTGCAGCGGCACCAACTGCTGCCCCTGGCAACTGACAGGGCCGGGGGGGACCCAGGGCCCTTGCAGCTGCTGTCCAGGGTGAGGAAATGTGGGCTGGGCTGGCTGGAGAGGTGGCCACTGGCTCCTGGCAGGGTCTGGCTGACTGCCCACCTTCATCAAAGGTCCAGGGAGTCAGGCCCTCTGAGGGGGGTGGGGCAGCCTAGGGGACTTGGGGTCTGCAGAAGGTGTCGTCTCTGACCCCCTCCCACCACAGCTGTGGTCAGTGCTCCTGACCAGCCTGGGAAAGGGGCGAGAGAGGCCCAGTGGGGATGAGGGGTGGAGGTGTGGCCTCAGAACCAGTCCTTTCTGCAGAGCAGGGGAGCCTTTCTTTCCAGCTGCTGCCAGGGGCCTCAGACAGGAAGGCAATGACCAGGGAGGAGACCCACCCCCATGCTCAAGCTGTTGGGGTGGTGGGTGGGGCCACCTAGTGCCAAGAGAGTCTTCAACAGACCATTGTTCAAGCCCGGGGCCTGCTCCAGCGCCCAGCCCTCATCAGGTCCATCTTGCTGCCCAGCTGCAGGCCTCGGGCCTCCCGGGCAGCGCTGAGCTGACGGTGGGCGCGGCAGTCGCTTGCTTCCTGGCACTGGAGGGCGCTGACGTGAGCTACGCCAACCACCGGGGCCGAAGCCCGCTGGACCTGGCTGCGGAGGGCCACGTACTCAAGGCCCTGCAGAGCTGCGCCCAGCGCTTCCGGTGAGGTTGCAACGGAGGAGTGGAGGGTCTGCAGCGACCGGGCCCATTAAAGCCCCTCTTCTTCCCACACAGGGAGCGGCAGGCAGCAGAGGGCTGTGGCGGCGGGGGTGCAGTGGGCACGCGGCATGTGCTCAGCACCCCGAACACGGTGACCAATCTGCACGTGGCAGCAGCGGGGCCTGAGGCAGCCGAGTGCCTGGTGTGCTCCGAGCTGGCTCTGCTGGTGCTCTTCTCTCCGTGCCAGCACCGCACCGTGTGCGAGGGTGAGTACTGGCGGCGGTGGGCCGGGgcacggggggggggggcgggggggatgaGACCCCGGCCAACGTGCCCTCCTACCGCCTTCAGAGTGCGCCCGCCGAATGAAGAAGTGCATCAGGTGTCAGGTGGCCATCAGCAAGAAGCTGCGCCCAGGTAGGTGGGGCAGGGCCCGGCATCTCCCCCTGGCTCGCCTGACCCTCGGTACACCAAACAGAGTGGACGCGCGCCTTGCGTGGCGACGCCCCTGCTGCGGATACACCAGCTCTAATCCCTTTCTTGCCCCCGCCCCAATCCGGCTGAGGCTCACGGCCCCCTCACTCCTGTCCCCTGCAGACGGCACGGAGGTGGCGAGCGCAGCGGCCGCTCCTGGCCCGCAGCGGCAGCTGGTGGAGGAGCTGCAGAGCCGCTACAGGCAGATGGAGGAGCGCATCACCTGTCCCATCTGCATCGACAGCCACATCCGCCTAGTGTTTCAGTGTGGCCACGGCGCGTGCGCGCCTTGCGGCGCAGCGCTCAGCGCGTGCCCCATCTGCCGCCAGCCGGTGCGCGACCGCATCCAGATCTACGTGTGACCGGCAGTGCCCGGCCCCCGCCCACCCGTGTTTTATAAAAGGATCCATGCACTCTGCCGTCTGTTCCTGCCTGTGGCCGGTCCCCCTAACCCCCTTGTCCCGACTCGGCCTCTCCCATCCGGCAGGGCTCCTGCCGAgcgccccccaccccctccccggcCTCACGTGTCCTGCCAGCCCGGGGCTCTTccagccccgccccgcccccagaTCGGGAACAGCCTCTACAGGCCGGCCGTAAGCTGCTGGCCCCCCACCCCGTCTGTGTCCGACGGAGAAGGGGGGCCGGGACCGCTCTGTCCTCTGGCTACGCGTTGGGCGGGCCTGCTCGAGCCGCCCCGCCCCATTCTGGAGGCCGGGACCCCAATGTGGACCCAGCCGGGGACCTACCCCCGACCCCCAGCAGCGCTCCTGCTACCTCCCAGACACTCCCTCCTCCCCCCGTTCCTCTGGGGCAGGGCGCGTCTCCGCGGGAACTGTAGGCCCAGGCTTGGCGGCTGAGCAAACTTGGGGAGGGGGGGCTGGTTGGATCTCAGGACCGGAGAACATGGGAGGGGGGACACGGACCTGGGGAGGCGGTGGCACACGCGGGGGCGAACTTTTTGCAGCAAGTATTTAGCCACGAAGTGGGGGTGCTGCCCTGGGCTGGTGCCGGCGCTTTCCAAGAACCACCCGCCGTGCACCGCCCCGCGGAGCCACACGGCTGCCCGCCAGCTGCTTGGCGCTGACCCAGCTGGCTAGACCCACGCTGTCACCCTGGCTAAGGCTGGAatggaaggaggagagaggacCGGACgcgccctccccaccccaccctcccgCAGTCCGCCCTGCCCTCGAGGGCCGCCAACCCCATCCCTCTTCCCGCCAAGAGGCTTCCCACCAAACCCTGCCTGCTGGGCTCATAGCACCTTCATGTTTTGGGGGCTCAGCGCACCCACTCTCGCTGCCCCCTCAACCTGGACGGTTCCACGTTTCAGATGCCCCGCGCTGAACTCCGCTTCCCGTTTCTCCCTTTCGGTAGACCCCAGCCCCTTCTGCGCCCATTCGGGGACTCTCGCTCCCCAACCTCCCACGCACGACTCGTTTTCTCCCAGCTTCCTACCTGAGGGTCCTGCCCTCCCAGGCCCGCCCCTCCGCTGGCTTTTTCCTGGCGCTCCCGGGCCCTTGCCCCGCAGCCTTGTCCCTTCTGCAGTCTCCTTCCAGACGCCACGTCCCCatgtctcccccctcccccagcctctcTCCGCCCCGTCAGCCGCCCCAAACTCAGTTGCCGCGTCCCCTCCCCTCAGCTTTCGCGGGGACGCGTCCTGGGCTGGCCCCACGGAGCCGCCAGAGCCAGGACGGAGACTCGACTCCCGGGTCTCATCTGGTGCATGGGGGGAGGGGGTGTCCGTTTGAAGAAAAAGCCATTGGGGTCATTCAGCCCCTAGCCGATGAGGAGACCCCGTTGACCGCCCTTCCCTAAGCCTGAGCCCCTGGCGTGCGCCTCCTCCCTGGCTGCCCGGGGCCTCCACACACTCTGGAGTCCTCCCGGTGCCCCAAGGGGCGCCGCCCGGCAGGCCCTGCCCAGGCTCCTGCCACCGACCGCCAAGACGCGGGTCCCCGCGGCCCAGGCTGCAGTGGCTGGGAGATCCGACCGTAGGCGGCCAGCTGGTTCCCTTCAGCGCGGCCGCGCCtccgcgccccccccccccgggggCTGTAACCCGAGCCGCCCCTCCTCCCGTGCCGCGCTGCTCCACGCGCCGGACAGCGAGCCCGCAGCACCATGGGCCGCGGGGCCTGCGCCCCCTCGAAGGCGTCGGGGGCGCCCGGGCAGGACCGCCGGTTCGGAGCTGTCCTGGGCGCCCTGTGCCTGCTCCCCGCGCTGGTGCTGCTGGCCCGGCCCGGGGTCCCAGCGGCGCAGGTGAGAGCGGGCGGCCGGGCGGGGCCGGGAAGGGGGGCCGGGCGGGTGTGTCCAAGCGTCCGTGGACTGGGGCGTCCGTGGGTAAGTGCATTCGTGGGTCTGGCCGCtgggctggggggtggggaagcAGCACATCTGGCTCCAGCCCCGCCTACTCGGTTCTTTCCCAGTTTTCGGTAACCGTTTTATTTCTTGTGTAACAGTAACACTCTATTGGGAAAGGATAAGGGCAAACTCAGAAAATCCTAAAGCGGGACGGTCAGTCAACGCTCgcaacccccaccccccccagccTATTCCTGTAGCCTCGGGGTTGGGGAACCTCCTTGCTGCCTCCCACGCCACTCGCTTCTCTTGAAGGGCGATGTGGCGGCGCCGGACCCCGCAGGTGTCCCTGTCACCCCCGTCCCTGGCTCGCCACCCCTTCAGGCGCCCCGCAGACGCCGCTACACGCTGACCCCGGCCCGGCTACGATGGGACCACTTCAACCTCACATACAGGTGCGGATCCTGGGCCTGGGGGCAGCCCCCGCCTAACTGATCTCCTCAGGATCCTCTCCTTCCCACTGCTCCCGACCTTGTCCCACCCCCAGGATCCTGTCCTTCCCACCACCCCTGACTCCCCCCAAGGATCCTGTCCTTCCCACCACCCCTGACTCCCCCCCGAGGATCCTGTCCTTCCCATCACCCCTGACTCCCCTCCCCAGGATCCTGTCCTTCCCACCACCCCTGACTTCCCCCCCAGGATCCTGTCCTTCCCACCACCCCTGACTCCCCCCCCAGGATCCTGTCCTTCCCACCACCCCTGACTCCCCCCCCCCAGGATCCTGTCCTTCCCACCACCCGGACCTTGACCCCCCAGGATCCTCTCCTTCCCGCGGAACCTGCTGAGTCCCAGCGAAACCCGTCGGGGCCTGGCTGCCGCCTTCCGCATGTGGAGCGACGTGTCCCCCTTCAGCTTCCGCGAGGTGGCCCCCGAGCAGCCCAGCGACCTCCGCATAGGTGGGCGCCTGCCCTGCCCTGGCCCGGCCCCGCCCGCGGCCCGCTCAGCCTCGTGCTCCCCCCAGGCTTCTACCCAATCAACCACACGGACTGCCTGACCTCAGCCCTGCACCACTGCTTCGACGGCCCCACGGGCGAGCTGGCCCACGCCTTCTTCCCCCCGCACGGTGGCATCCACTTCGACGACAGCGAGTACTGGGTGCTGGGCCCCACTCGGTACAGCTGGAAAAAAGGTGACCCGCGCTGCCCACTCCAGCCGCGCATCCCTAGTGCCGCCCCTCCCTGGCGCCGGGCACCACCGCGGGGCTACAGCGGGAGGGACGTGGGGGTGGTGGACATTTGGGGTCAAACTGGCTGGGCTGGGAGACCGCGGGGCGGGAAGGTCACAGGCCTGAGGTTCCAGCTCCCCGAACCTCCCCCTCAACCCGCGGCCGCTGAGGGCGCTGAGCTGCATTCCTGGGGCCCGAGTCACGGCCTGTCTCGGGACGTTGTTATCTTCCGAGGCCGCTGCGGCTCCACGTGGCACAGCCAGCAGGGTGGAGGCAACGGGCTGGGGTCTTCGTAGCGCTGACCCCCCGGCCTGCAGGCGTGTGGCTCACGGACCTGGTGCACGTGGCAGCCCATGAGATCGGTCACGCACTGGGCCTGATGCACTCGCAGCACGTCCGGGCCCTCATGCATCTCAACGCCACGCTGCGTGGCTGGAAGGCGCTGTCGCAGGACGAGATGTGGGGGCTGCACCGGCTCTACGGTGAGGTGGAGTAGGAAAGGGGGTGCTTGTGGGCGGGGCGCGGAGGACAGTGCTGTTGGGGGGGGCCGGTGCGGGTGGGTATTGGGGGCAGGAGGTGCAGGTGGGaggcg
This region includes:
- the MIB2 gene encoding E3 ubiquitin-protein ligase MIB2 isoform X4, producing MDPDPQAGVQVGMRVVRGLDWKWGQQDGGEGGVGTVVELGRHGSPSTPDRTVVVQWDHGIRTNYRAGYQGAHDLLLYDNAQIGVRHPNIICDCCKKHGLRGMRWKCRVCFDYDLCTQCYMHNKHDLTHAFERYETAHSRPITLSPRQSLPRIPLRGIFQGAKVVRGPDWEWGSQDGGEGKSGRVVDIRGWDVETGRSVASVTWADGTTNVYRVGHKGKVDLKCVGEASGGFYYKEHLPRLGKPAELQRRVSADGQPFQHGDKVKCLLDTDILREMQEGHGGWNPRMAEHNSFWVGDVVRVLDDLDAVKRLQAGHGEWTDDMAPALGRIGKVVKVFGDGNLRVAVGGQLWTFSPSCLVAYRPEEDANLDVAERARENKSSLSFALDKLRAQKSDSEHLGRLVVEVALGNAARALDLLQRHPEQVDAKNQGRTALQVATYLGQVELVRLLLQARAGTDVPDDEGNTALHYAALGNQPEAARVLLSAGCNADALNGSRSAALHVAVQRGFLEVVRVLCERGCDVNLPDAHADTPLHCAISVGTGASGIVEVLTEVPGIDVTATNSQGFTLLHHASLKGHALAVRKILARARQLVDAKKEDGFTALHLAALNNHRDVAQILIREGRCDVNLRNRKLQSPLHLAVQQAHMGLVPLLVDAGCSVNAEDEDGDTALHVALQRHQLLPLATDRAGGDPGPLQLLSRLQASGLPGSAELTVGAAVACFLALEGADVSYANHRGRSPLDLAAEGHVLKALQSCAQRFRERQAAEGCGGGGAVGTRHVLSTPNTVTNLHVAAAGPEAAECLVCSELALLVLFSPCQHRTVCEECARRMKKCIRCQVAISKKLRPDGTEVASAAAAPGPQRQLVEELQSRYRQMEERITCPICIDSHIRLVFQCGHGACAPCGAALSACPICRQPVRDRIQIYV
- the MIB2 gene encoding E3 ubiquitin-protein ligase MIB2 isoform X1, whose amino-acid sequence is MDPDPQAGVQVGMRVVRGLDWKWGQQDGGEGGVGTVVELGRHGSPSTPDRTVVVQWDHGIRTNYRAGYQGAHDLLLYDNAQIGVRHPNIICDCCKKHGLRGMRWKCRVCFDYDLCTQCYMHNKHDLTHAFERYETAHSRPITLSPRQSLPRIPLRGIFQGAKVVRGPDWEWGSQDGGEGKSGRVVDIRGWDVETGRSVASVTWADGTTNVYRVGHKGKVDLKCVGEASGGFYYKEHLPRLGKPAELQRRVSADGQPFQHGDKVKCLLDTDILREMQEGHGGWNPRMAEFIGQTGTVHRITDRGDVRVQFSNETRWTFHPGALIKHNSFWVGDVVRVLDDLDAVKRLQAGHGEWTDDMAPALGRIGKVVKVFGDGNLRVAVGGQLWTFSPSCLVAYRPEEDANLDVAERARENKSSLSFALDKLRAQKSDSEHLGRLVVEVALGNAARALDLLQRHPEQVDAKNQGRTALQVATYLGQVELVRLLLQARAGTDVPDDEGNTALHYAALGNQPEAARVLLSAGCNADALNGSRSAALHVAVQRGFLEVVRVLCERGCDVNLPDAHADTPLHCAISVGTGASGIVEVLTEVPGIDVTATNSQGFTLLHHASLKGHALAVRKILARARQLVDAKKEDGFTALHLAALNNHRDVAQILIREGRCDVNLRNRKLQSPLHLAVQQAHMGLVPLLVDAGCSVNAEDEDGDTALHVALQRHQLLPLATDRAGGDPGPLQLLSRLQASGLPGSAELTVGAAVACFLALEGADVSYANHRGRSPLDLAAEGHVLKALQSCAQRFRERQAAEGCGGGGAVGTRHVLSTPNTVTNLHVAAAGPEAAECLVCSELALLVLFSPCQHRTVCEECARRMKKCIRCQVAISKKLRPDGTEVASAAAAPGPQRQLVEELQSRYRQMEERITCPICIDSHIRLVFQCGHGACAPCGAALSACPICRQPVRDRIQIYV
- the MIB2 gene encoding E3 ubiquitin-protein ligase MIB2 isoform X3, whose product is MAARAAWAQWWNSVDTAAPQPLTARSWCSGTMASVPTTALATRAPTTCCSMTMPRSACATPTSSVTAARSMGYEACAGSAACALIMTCARSATCTTSTTSPTPSNAMRRPTRARPPLLQHHAESPPEPPKDPAEGHLPGGEGGTGPRLGVGLSRWAHISLGGEGKSGRVVDIRGWDVETGRSVASVTWADGTTNVYRVGHKGKVDLKCVGEASGGFYYKEHLPRLGKPAELQRRVSADGQPFQHGDKVKCLLDTDILREMQEGHGGWNPRMAEFIGQTGTVHRITDRGDVRVQFSNETRWTFHPGALIKHNSFWVGDVVRVLDDLDAVKRLQAGHGEWTDDMAPALGRIGKVVKVFGDGNLRVAVGGQLWTFSPSCLVAYRPEEDANLDVAERARENKSSLSFALDKLRAQKSDSEHLGRLVVEVALGNAARALDLLQRHPEQVDAKNQGRTALQVATYLGQVELVRLLLQARAGTDVPDDEGNTALHYAALGNQPEAARVLLSAGCNADALNGSRSAALHVAVQRGFLEVVRVLCERGCDVNLPDAHADTPLHCAISVGTGASGIVEVLTEVPGIDVTATNSQGFTLLHHASLKGHALAVRKILARARQLVDAKKEDGFTALHLAALNNHRDVAQILIREGRCDVNLRNRKLQSPLHLAVQQAHMGLVPLLVDAGCSVNAEDEDGDTALHVALQRHQLLPLATDRAGGDPGPLQLLSRLQASGLPGSAELTVGAAVACFLALEGADVSYANHRGRSPLDLAAEGHVLKALQSCAQRFRERQAAEGCGGGGAVGTRHVLSTPNTVTNLHVAAAGPEAAECLVCSELALLVLFSPCQHRTVCEECARRMKKCIRCQVAISKKLRPDGTEVASAAAAPGPQRQLVEELQSRYRQMEERITCPICIDSHIRLVFQCGHGACAPCGAALSACPICRQPVRDRIQIYV
- the MMP23B gene encoding matrix metalloproteinase-23 isoform X2, with product MGRGACAPSKASGAPGQDRRFGAVLGALCLLPALVLLARPGVPAAQGDVAAPDPAGVPVTPVPGSPPLQAPRRRRYTLTPARLRWDHFNLTYRILSFPRNLLSPSETRRGLAAAFRMWSDVSPFSFREVAPEQPSDLRIGFYPINHTDCLTSALHHCFDGPTGELAHAFFPPHGGIHFDDSEYWVLGPTRYSWKKAHEIGHALGLMHSQHVRALMHLNATLRGWKALSQDEMWGLHRLYGCLDRLFVCASWARRGFCDARRRLMKRLCPSSCDFCYEFPFPTVAATPPPPRTKTRLVPEGRNVTFRCGQKILHKKGKVYWYKDQEPLEFSYPGYLALGEAHLSIIANAINEGTYTCVVRRRQRVLTTYSWRVRVRS
- the MIB2 gene encoding E3 ubiquitin-protein ligase MIB2 isoform X2 encodes the protein MDPDPQAGVQVGMRVVRGLDWKWGQQDGGEGGVGTVVELGRHGSPSTPDRTVVVQWDHGIRTNYRAGYQGAHDLLLYDNAQIGVRHPNIICDCCKKHGLRGMRWKCRVCFDYDLCTQCYMHNKHDLTHAFERYETAHSRPITLSPRQSLPRIPLRGIFQGAKVVRGPDWEWGSQDGGEGKSGRVVDIRGWDVETGRSVASVTWADGTTNVYRVGHKGKVDLKCVGEASGGFYYKEHLPRLGKPAELQRRVSADGQPFQHGDKVKCLLDTDILREMQEGHGGWNPRMAETGTVHRITDRGDVRVQFSNETRWTFHPGALIKHNSFWVGDVVRVLDDLDAVKRLQAGHGEWTDDMAPALGRIGKVVKVFGDGNLRVAVGGQLWTFSPSCLVAYRPEEDANLDVAERARENKSSLSFALDKLRAQKSDSEHLGRLVVEVALGNAARALDLLQRHPEQVDAKNQGRTALQVATYLGQVELVRLLLQARAGTDVPDDEGNTALHYAALGNQPEAARVLLSAGCNADALNGSRSAALHVAVQRGFLEVVRVLCERGCDVNLPDAHADTPLHCAISVGTGASGIVEVLTEVPGIDVTATNSQGFTLLHHASLKGHALAVRKILARARQLVDAKKEDGFTALHLAALNNHRDVAQILIREGRCDVNLRNRKLQSPLHLAVQQAHMGLVPLLVDAGCSVNAEDEDGDTALHVALQRHQLLPLATDRAGGDPGPLQLLSRLQASGLPGSAELTVGAAVACFLALEGADVSYANHRGRSPLDLAAEGHVLKALQSCAQRFRERQAAEGCGGGGAVGTRHVLSTPNTVTNLHVAAAGPEAAECLVCSELALLVLFSPCQHRTVCEECARRMKKCIRCQVAISKKLRPDGTEVASAAAAPGPQRQLVEELQSRYRQMEERITCPICIDSHIRLVFQCGHGACAPCGAALSACPICRQPVRDRIQIYV
- the MIB2 gene encoding E3 ubiquitin-protein ligase MIB2 isoform X5, which translates into the protein MQEGHGGWNPRMAEFIGQTGTVHRITDRGDVRVQFSNETRWTFHPGALIKHNSFWVGDVVRVLDDLDAVKRLQAGHGEWTDDMAPALGRIGKVVKVFGDGNLRVAVGGQLWTFSPSCLVAYRPEEDANLDVAERARENKSSLSFALDKLRAQKSDSEHLGRLVVEVALGNAARALDLLQRHPEQVDAKNQGRTALQVATYLGQVELVRLLLQARAGTDVPDDEGNTALHYAALGNQPEAARVLLSAGCNADALNGSRSAALHVAVQRGFLEVVRVLCERGCDVNLPDAHADTPLHCAISVGTGASGIVEVLTEVPGIDVTATNSQGFTLLHHASLKGHALAVRKILARARQLVDAKKEDGFTALHLAALNNHRDVAQILIREGRCDVNLRNRKLQSPLHLAVQQAHMGLVPLLVDAGCSVNAEDEDGDTALHVALQRHQLLPLATDRAGGDPGPLQLLSRLQASGLPGSAELTVGAAVACFLALEGADVSYANHRGRSPLDLAAEGHVLKALQSCAQRFRERQAAEGCGGGGAVGTRHVLSTPNTVTNLHVAAAGPEAAECLVCSELALLVLFSPCQHRTVCEECARRMKKCIRCQVAISKKLRPDGTEVASAAAAPGPQRQLVEELQSRYRQMEERITCPICIDSHIRLVFQCGHGACAPCGAALSACPICRQPVRDRIQIYV
- the MMP23B gene encoding matrix metalloproteinase-23 isoform X3 — encoded protein: MGRGACAPSKASGAPGQDRRFGAVLGALCLLPALVLLARPGVPAAQGDVAAPDPAGVPVTPVPGSPPLQAPRRRRYTLTPARLRWDHFNLTYRILSFPRNLLSPSETRRGLAAAFRMWSDVSPFSFREVAPEQPSDLRIALHHCFDGPTGELAHAFFPPHGGIHFDDSEYWVLGPTRYSWKKGVWLTDLVHVAAHEIGHALGLMHSQHVRALMHLNATLRGWKALSQDEMWGLHRLYGCLDRLFVCASWARRGFCDARRRLMKRLCPSSCDFCYEFPFPTVAATPPPPRTKTRLVPEGRNVTFRCGQKILHKKGKVYWYKDQEPLEFSYPGYLALGEAHLSIIANAINEGTYTCVVRRRQRVLTTYSWRVRVRS
- the MMP23B gene encoding matrix metalloproteinase-23 isoform X1, with product MGRGACAPSKASGAPGQDRRFGAVLGALCLLPALVLLARPGVPAAQGDVAAPDPAGVPVTPVPGSPPLQAPRRRRYTLTPARLRWDHFNLTYRILSFPRNLLSPSETRRGLAAAFRMWSDVSPFSFREVAPEQPSDLRIGFYPINHTDCLTSALHHCFDGPTGELAHAFFPPHGGIHFDDSEYWVLGPTRYSWKKGVWLTDLVHVAAHEIGHALGLMHSQHVRALMHLNATLRGWKALSQDEMWGLHRLYGCLDRLFVCASWARRGFCDARRRLMKRLCPSSCDFCYEFPFPTVAATPPPPRTKTRLVPEGRNVTFRCGQKILHKKGKVYWYKDQEPLEFSYPGYLALGEAHLSIIANAINEGTYTCVVRRRQRVLTTYSWRVRVRS